In Methanosarcina siciliae T4/M, one genomic interval encodes:
- the sppA gene encoding signal peptide peptidase SppA, with protein sequence MNDENVNPEGTNPEGTDSKNTNPEETPGDDLSRSSAYEKKEPIIPERGISSTVRENSSDPDSVPERQEEAKTNTSELHYRETENRRIESERVSTNSGSSSVRKKERSNRSYFVVLLALIAVIAVSMAAIFYGLGFGGELGNSEKIAVIYVQGSMLTGNVPSGLGYATSEEISENIHSAVADENVRAIVLRINSAGGSPAAAQEISIEIEKAQEKGIPVVVSMGDLAASAAYYISVPADYIYANPSTSTGSIGVIWTFENMSSYYEREGVEYYISKSGEFKDMGGSWRGLTDEEKEYADSVVMDSYENFVDQVAEGRNMNRSEVKALADGRIYTGTKAKELGLVDGFGNLYDAIDKAAELGGVQGEPRVVYMNRVSLSSLLLGSESGDSGEETGQLVDYFEKSPYGKILACMS encoded by the coding sequence ATGAATGATGAAAATGTAAACCCAGAAGGTACAAACCCAGAAGGCACGGATTCAAAAAACACGAATCCGGAAGAAACGCCTGGAGACGACCTTTCGAGAAGTAGTGCTTATGAGAAAAAAGAGCCTATTATCCCTGAGAGGGGTATTTCAAGTACCGTCAGGGAGAACTCTTCGGATCCCGATTCCGTTCCTGAAAGACAGGAAGAAGCAAAAACGAATACTTCGGAACTCCACTACCGGGAAACGGAGAACAGAAGAATTGAAAGCGAGAGAGTAAGCACAAATTCAGGCTCTTCTTCCGTAAGGAAAAAGGAGCGCAGCAACAGGTCCTATTTTGTGGTTTTACTGGCCCTTATTGCTGTTATTGCAGTCAGTATGGCTGCTATCTTCTACGGACTAGGTTTCGGAGGAGAATTAGGAAATTCCGAAAAAATCGCGGTAATTTATGTACAGGGTTCCATGCTCACCGGAAACGTTCCCTCGGGGCTCGGCTATGCAACTTCGGAAGAAATCTCTGAAAATATCCACTCCGCTGTAGCGGATGAAAATGTCAGGGCAATCGTACTCAGGATTAACAGCGCCGGAGGATCTCCTGCAGCTGCTCAGGAGATTTCAATAGAGATTGAGAAAGCCCAGGAAAAGGGCATCCCCGTTGTTGTATCCATGGGAGACCTTGCGGCAAGTGCTGCATATTATATCTCTGTGCCTGCAGATTACATATACGCGAACCCCTCCACAAGTACGGGATCAATAGGAGTTATCTGGACTTTTGAGAATATGTCTTCTTACTACGAAAGGGAAGGTGTAGAGTATTACATTTCAAAATCCGGAGAATTCAAGGATATGGGAGGTTCCTGGAGAGGGCTTACGGACGAAGAAAAAGAATACGCTGATAGCGTTGTAATGGATAGTTATGAAAATTTTGTAGACCAGGTTGCAGAAGGGCGCAATATGAACCGGAGTGAAGTAAAAGCGCTTGCTGACGGGCGCATATATACAGGAACGAAAGCAAAGGAGCTCGGGCTTGTGGACGGCTTTGGGAACCTCTATGACGCTATTGATAAGGCTGCGGAACTGGGAGGTGTTCAGGGAGAGCCAAGAGTTGTGTACATGAACAGAGTAAGCCTTTCAAGTTTGCTTCTCGGTTCGGAGTCAGGGGATTCCGGGGAAGAAACAGGTCAGCTTGTCGATTACTTTGAGAAAAGTCCTTACGGCAAGATTCTTGCCTGTATGAGCTGA
- the serS gene encoding serine--tRNA ligase produces MLELKFVRNNPDIVGRALVNRNMGTELIDSLLEYDVAWRECLTEGDSLKHKRNVVTREIAQLKKENKDTLSKINEMQGINNRIKEIDDQIRDYKSKINEIMLSIPNIPSETTPVGKDENDNPVVRAVGEKREFTFTPKPHWEIGEALDILDFERGAKIAGQGFTVYKGLGAKLERALINFMLDVHTGQGYLEVFPPVLINEKAMTGTGQLPKFKDDMYLCCADGYYLAPTAEVPVTNLFMDEYMEKLPVFLTAYTACFRREAGKHGQDTRGIIRQHQFNKVELVKFVKPETSYEELEKLTLDAEEILKLLKLPYRVVTLCTGDLGFSAAKTYDIEVWVPTQEKYREISSCSNFENFQARRANIRFRTPEGPQFIHTLNGSGLAVGRTVVAILENYQREDGSVEIPEVLRPYMGGVEEIRKE; encoded by the coding sequence ATGCTGGAACTCAAATTTGTACGAAATAACCCCGACATAGTTGGGCGTGCTCTTGTTAACAGAAATATGGGCACAGAGCTTATAGATAGCCTTCTTGAGTATGACGTTGCCTGGAGGGAATGCCTCACCGAGGGCGACAGCCTCAAGCATAAACGCAACGTGGTCACCCGCGAGATAGCGCAGCTTAAGAAGGAAAATAAGGACACCTTATCCAAGATAAATGAGATGCAGGGCATCAACAACCGTATTAAAGAAATCGATGATCAGATACGTGACTATAAATCAAAAATAAATGAGATAATGCTCAGCATCCCCAATATCCCCTCCGAGACAACGCCGGTAGGCAAGGATGAAAATGACAATCCTGTCGTAAGGGCAGTTGGAGAGAAGAGAGAATTTACTTTTACTCCAAAGCCTCACTGGGAAATCGGAGAGGCGCTGGATATACTCGACTTTGAACGAGGAGCAAAGATAGCAGGGCAGGGCTTTACGGTCTATAAAGGCCTGGGCGCAAAGCTTGAAAGGGCTCTCATAAATTTCATGCTTGACGTACACACCGGGCAGGGGTATCTCGAAGTTTTCCCGCCTGTGCTCATCAATGAAAAAGCCATGACCGGCACAGGGCAGCTGCCAAAATTCAAGGATGACATGTACTTATGCTGCGCTGACGGCTATTATCTTGCCCCGACCGCAGAAGTCCCTGTGACCAACCTCTTCATGGATGAGTATATGGAAAAACTTCCTGTATTCCTTACGGCATATACTGCCTGCTTCAGACGGGAGGCGGGAAAACACGGACAGGATACGAGAGGCATCATCCGGCAGCACCAGTTCAACAAGGTTGAACTTGTCAAGTTCGTGAAACCTGAAACCTCCTATGAAGAGCTGGAAAAACTCACCCTCGATGCCGAAGAGATTCTCAAACTCCTCAAGTTGCCATATCGCGTCGTAACCCTTTGCACCGGCGACCTGGGCTTCTCGGCTGCCAAAACCTACGACATCGAAGTCTGGGTCCCCACACAGGAAAAGTACCGGGAGATCTCCTCGTGCTCGAATTTCGAGAATTTCCAGGCAAGGAGAGCAAACATCCGCTTCAGGACTCCTGAAGGCCCGCAGTTTATCCACACGCTTAACGGCTCAGGCCTGGCTGTAGGCAGGACCGTCGTTGCGATCCTGGAAAACTACCAGCGTGAGGACGGCAGTGTGGAAATTCCGGAAGTGCTCAGGCCTTACATGGGCGGAGTCGAAGAAATCAGGAAAGAGTGA
- a CDS encoding glycoside hydrolase family 15 protein, whose protein sequence is MIRQPNVILGNDEMLVTMGRKGDILGLFYPRRDHAQHVEESLACIHTGDRLLWTNDNDWHSIQNYIEDTNIVSTKLYHDSGIRISILDLVHPEVPVLIRRFKVQSQQKMSGKFFYYSNFNVGETSKKNSAFCDAEARLLAQYWQNYYIGIYALPEFTEWQIGKAMDTIWWTNSKYDMEDGKLQRNKEDIGNINNAAGWDLNLEADGANEFVIFMGAASSRSLLYKRMHELSKLPLEHIFEKTREHWVMWLSKKHVLKMPGLEGHNNLRQELFNAYNRSLLMLYLLNDREYGSFVAAPEFDSNFEKCGGYGFCWNRDTSELVLALKHSGYPEYCDRFFKWCIRTQLPNGSWFQRYWLNGDIAPSWGNFEYSTQIDETGATLHAMDVYYRILEGLKKVEFLEEVWVSVLRAAEYLMKRTKSGLHESCMDLWETYYGVFTYTNASIYAGLMGASRLAEENGESGMARRWKKRAEFIKQATIDRFWLQEGYFAKGIINEKLDKTIDASILGAYMPFGMISPKDPVERDMILLLIENIQKKLSIPINGGYGIKRYENDSYIDGNPWVVTTLWLSEAMFAFILDLPNGKEGPYIEDLKKLTIEGVKCLRWAMAGSTSTGLLPEQVDKSSGKPAWAVPLGWSGSLMLDNILLLDKICRRNTGNRE, encoded by the coding sequence GTGATCCGACAACCGAATGTCATTCTCGGAAATGACGAAATGCTTGTGACAATGGGGCGAAAGGGAGATATTTTAGGCTTATTTTATCCCCGAAGAGACCATGCCCAGCACGTAGAGGAATCTCTTGCCTGCATCCATACGGGGGATAGGCTTCTCTGGACAAATGATAACGATTGGCATTCTATTCAGAACTATATCGAGGATACAAATATCGTATCCACGAAACTCTACCACGACTCCGGGATAAGGATCTCGATTCTTGACCTTGTGCACCCTGAAGTGCCTGTCCTTATCCGCAGATTTAAGGTGCAGTCCCAGCAAAAAATGTCAGGAAAATTTTTTTATTATTCGAATTTTAACGTGGGGGAGACTTCCAAGAAAAATTCCGCATTTTGCGATGCCGAAGCTCGCCTGCTTGCACAATACTGGCAAAATTACTATATCGGAATCTATGCCCTGCCGGAGTTTACGGAATGGCAGATCGGGAAGGCAATGGATACGATATGGTGGACAAACTCTAAATACGATATGGAGGACGGGAAGCTCCAGCGGAATAAGGAAGATATCGGAAATATCAACAATGCTGCTGGCTGGGACCTCAACCTGGAAGCTGACGGAGCAAATGAGTTTGTTATCTTTATGGGGGCTGCATCTTCCCGAAGCCTCCTGTATAAGAGAATGCATGAGTTATCCAAACTGCCTCTTGAACATATCTTTGAAAAGACAAGGGAACACTGGGTAATGTGGCTCTCAAAAAAACATGTGCTCAAGATGCCCGGGCTTGAAGGCCATAATAACCTGCGCCAGGAACTCTTCAATGCCTATAACCGGTCTCTACTCATGCTTTATCTCCTGAACGATCGTGAGTATGGGTCCTTTGTGGCTGCTCCGGAGTTTGACTCCAATTTTGAGAAATGCGGAGGATACGGGTTTTGCTGGAACAGGGACACCTCGGAGCTGGTGCTCGCCCTCAAACACTCGGGATATCCCGAATATTGTGACAGATTTTTCAAATGGTGCATTCGGACCCAGCTCCCTAACGGTTCCTGGTTCCAGCGCTACTGGCTCAATGGAGACATAGCTCCTTCCTGGGGAAATTTTGAATATTCAACTCAGATCGACGAGACAGGAGCCACACTTCATGCCATGGACGTATATTATCGGATTCTTGAAGGTCTCAAAAAGGTTGAGTTTCTGGAAGAAGTCTGGGTCTCCGTGCTCAGGGCTGCCGAATACCTGATGAAGAGGACCAAGTCCGGGCTGCATGAAAGCTGTATGGACCTGTGGGAGACCTATTACGGAGTTTTCACCTATACCAATGCCTCGATCTATGCAGGGCTCATGGGAGCCTCTCGCCTTGCAGAAGAAAACGGAGAGTCGGGCATGGCAAGGCGCTGGAAGAAGAGGGCTGAGTTCATCAAGCAGGCTACGATTGACCGTTTCTGGCTTCAGGAAGGTTATTTTGCAAAGGGAATCATAAACGAAAAGCTGGATAAGACAATTGACGCAAGCATCCTTGGAGCCTATATGCCCTTTGGGATGATTTCTCCGAAAGATCCTGTGGAAAGGGACATGATTCTTCTCCTTATAGAAAATATCCAGAAAAAGCTCTCAATTCCTATCAATGGGGGTTATGGAATCAAACGTTACGAAAATGACAGTTACATCGATGGAAATCCCTGGGTGGTAACAACCCTCTGGCTTTCGGAGGCTATGTTTGCCTTTATCCTTGACCTTCCCAATGGAAAAGAAGGGCCTTATATCGAAGATTTGAAAAAGTTGACCATTGAAGGGGTCAAATGCCTGAGGTGGGCTATGGCCGGGTCAACAAGCACGGGGCTTCTCCCAGAACAGGTGGATAAGTCTTCAGGAAAACCGGCCTGGGCAGTTCCCCTTGGCTGGAGTGGGTCTCTCATGCTTGACAATATCCTTCTCCTTGATAAAATCTGCAGAAGAAACACGGGAAACCGTGAATAA
- a CDS encoding V4R domain-containing protein produces MVRDLCMFAGFNEDSQIVWFKITYSKEPGSLSVITDLLEKENAFIKFGHIDNITQTTGEYSIFTELKKDADMANLAQKIGELEVVSAVEFGISEFGMIYSVDFPLNVIGVRGVMARALTIVDIIKTLNQNVPHAEGLLTLSGLRGGSHAAKYFKSIMPINNNNFESMLAELYRAVGWGILEIECNPETYEGRIIVKDSFIADVYGASDQPVCAFMSGYFAGYLTEYFGKNISVREVSCKATGKEVCEHVISLAPSRENQEYQLRGDTR; encoded by the coding sequence ATGGTTAGGGACTTATGCATGTTTGCAGGATTTAACGAAGATTCGCAGATTGTATGGTTCAAGATTACTTATTCGAAAGAGCCTGGATCTTTATCTGTAATAACCGATTTACTTGAAAAAGAGAATGCCTTCATTAAGTTCGGACATATTGATAATATTACGCAGACGACCGGAGAATACTCCATATTTACAGAGCTTAAGAAAGATGCGGATATGGCGAACCTTGCTCAAAAAATTGGAGAACTGGAAGTTGTAAGTGCGGTCGAATTTGGGATCTCGGAATTCGGAATGATATACTCTGTTGATTTTCCCCTTAATGTCATAGGAGTCAGGGGAGTTATGGCAAGGGCGCTCACAATTGTTGATATCATCAAAACTCTTAATCAGAATGTGCCGCATGCCGAAGGACTTCTTACCTTATCCGGACTGCGGGGAGGAAGCCATGCCGCAAAATATTTCAAGAGTATTATGCCTATTAATAACAACAACTTCGAAAGCATGCTTGCGGAACTGTACCGAGCTGTTGGCTGGGGAATTCTGGAAATCGAATGTAACCCGGAAACCTATGAAGGAAGAATCATTGTTAAAGACTCGTTTATAGCCGATGTTTACGGAGCTTCGGACCAGCCTGTCTGTGCCTTTATGAGCGGCTACTTTGCGGGTTATCTGACCGAATATTTCGGGAAGAACATAAGTGTGAGGGAAGTCAGCTGTAAAGCCACAGGAAAGGAGGTCTGCGAACATGTGATCTCTCTGGCTCCTTCTCGTGAAAACCAGGAATATCAGCTTAGAGGGGACACCCGGTGA
- a CDS encoding glycoside hydrolase family 57 protein: MTSVCMYFQVHQPFRLRRFWPDDRSGFFRYFDERSNKEIFERVSRKCYTPANRVLLDSIDEHKGEFRFSLSITGTLLEQCKLWGEEVLESFRELAKTGAVEFLDETFYHSLSSLFEDKTEFIEEVKEHRKIVYDLLGVKPQVFRNTELLYNNSIAKIASELGYSAILTEGADHMLDGRSPNVLYRAKGSGLPILFRNYKLSDDIGYRFSARWWEGYPLTAEKWASWASGVKEDFINIFMDYETFGEHQWEETGIFDFLEKLPEEVLKNGMEFSTPSEIALKYSPVAEIDIGDFSTISWADMERDTSAWLGNDMQRRCFEEIKLLEPFVKKTGDPEILRIWKHLLTSDHYYYMCTKWLGDGDVHSYFSVHSTPFEAAVNFMAVLMDFKARVFRSLTQ; this comes from the coding sequence ATGACCTCTGTTTGCATGTATTTCCAGGTGCATCAGCCTTTCAGGCTGCGCAGGTTCTGGCCTGATGACAGGTCTGGCTTTTTCCGCTATTTCGATGAAAGAAGCAACAAGGAGATCTTTGAAAGGGTATCCCGTAAATGTTACACCCCTGCAAACAGAGTTCTTCTGGACTCCATTGACGAGCATAAAGGAGAGTTCAGATTTTCCCTTTCGATTACCGGCACACTGCTTGAACAATGCAAACTCTGGGGTGAAGAGGTGCTGGAGAGTTTTCGCGAACTTGCAAAAACAGGGGCTGTAGAGTTTCTGGACGAGACCTTCTACCACTCTCTTTCAAGTCTTTTTGAAGACAAAACCGAGTTTATTGAGGAGGTGAAGGAACACCGAAAAATAGTTTACGACCTCCTCGGAGTCAAACCTCAGGTCTTCCGGAACACCGAACTTCTTTACAATAACTCTATCGCAAAAATCGCTTCAGAGCTTGGGTACAGTGCGATCCTTACGGAAGGCGCAGACCACATGCTTGATGGCAGGTCTCCGAACGTACTCTACAGGGCAAAGGGTTCGGGACTTCCCATTCTCTTCAGGAACTATAAGCTGAGCGACGATATTGGTTACCGGTTCTCAGCAAGATGGTGGGAAGGTTATCCCCTCACTGCGGAAAAATGGGCTTCGTGGGCTTCGGGGGTTAAGGAGGATTTCATCAATATCTTTATGGACTACGAAACTTTCGGAGAACACCAGTGGGAAGAAACCGGAATTTTTGACTTCCTGGAAAAACTACCTGAAGAAGTCCTCAAAAATGGCATGGAATTCAGCACTCCTTCAGAGATTGCCCTAAAATATTCCCCTGTAGCTGAGATCGATATAGGAGACTTTTCCACGATTTCCTGGGCTGATATGGAACGCGATACCAGCGCCTGGCTTGGAAACGATATGCAACGGCGTTGTTTTGAGGAAATAAAATTGCTTGAGCCTTTTGTGAAAAAAACAGGAGACCCCGAAATCCTGCGTATATGGAAGCACCTGTTGACTTCGGACCACTATTACTATATGTGCACCAAGTGGCTCGGGGATGGAGACGTACATTCTTATTTCAGCGTCCACTCTACCCCCTTCGAGGCAGCAGTAAACTTTATGGCAGTACTCATGGACTTCAAGGCTCGTGTATTCAGGAGCTTAACGCAATGA
- a CDS encoding glycoside hydrolase family 57 protein codes for MKAVCMCLGVHLPYSPKWYWPVEGFSGVPEMDRYFDRNHIFSRLLKTGRELLRLNDFFLESIERGGSYAFDLSGPFLEQCRWDPELLESIRELAESKKVEFTGGCCYHSLSALYPDLSGFREEVMVYSEMLRELLGVNPVTFVNTELLYTERVDSILADMGFRCLIAEGSRNIMDGCDPVRVFENGLPTLLRHINLSEDLELRFSEKSWEGYPLIPDKFADWIAGIEGDILTLYLNYTSLCLHHRNKSMIADFIRTFPETLKSRGIEMITPSEAVNRFSPVKLPTLGTEQTIRYGMHNAIGNHAQQLYLRELVRIGEELAEIKEKPNYQKLKQVFGYLQQSEILFSMGPENTREGYERAVNYYSILSDLRRAVLEERV; via the coding sequence ATGAAAGCCGTATGCATGTGTTTGGGAGTGCATCTGCCTTACAGTCCGAAGTGGTATTGGCCTGTAGAGGGTTTTTCCGGAGTGCCTGAAATGGACCGGTATTTTGATCGGAACCACATTTTTTCAAGGCTCTTGAAAACAGGCCGGGAACTTCTGCGCCTTAATGACTTTTTTCTGGAATCCATTGAAAGGGGGGGGAGCTATGCTTTTGACCTTTCAGGACCTTTCCTTGAACAGTGCAGGTGGGACCCTGAACTTCTTGAATCTATCAGGGAACTTGCGGAGAGTAAGAAGGTAGAGTTTACGGGGGGTTGCTGTTATCATTCTCTGAGTGCCCTTTATCCCGATCTCTCCGGGTTCAGGGAGGAAGTAATGGTTTACAGTGAAATGCTCAGGGAACTGCTGGGAGTAAACCCCGTGACTTTTGTGAACACCGAACTTCTTTACACCGAAAGAGTGGATAGCATACTTGCTGATATGGGTTTCAGGTGCCTTATCGCCGAAGGGTCGAGAAACATTATGGATGGATGCGATCCTGTCCGAGTTTTTGAAAACGGACTCCCTACCCTTTTAAGGCATATAAACCTCAGTGAAGACCTTGAACTGCGTTTTTCGGAAAAAAGTTGGGAAGGTTATCCTTTGATCCCGGATAAGTTTGCAGACTGGATTGCAGGCATAGAAGGGGATATTCTTACTCTTTATTTAAATTATACAAGCCTCTGCCTTCACCACAGGAATAAAAGTATGATAGCCGATTTCATACGGACTTTTCCGGAAACTCTTAAGAGCCGGGGAATTGAAATGATTACCCCTTCGGAAGCAGTAAACAGGTTCAGTCCTGTGAAACTTCCTACCCTCGGGACCGAACAGACCATTCGTTATGGTATGCACAACGCTATCGGAAACCATGCCCAGCAGCTTTATCTCCGGGAGCTGGTGAGGATTGGGGAAGAACTTGCGGAAATTAAAGAAAAACCGAACTACCAGAAACTGAAGCAGGTTTTTGGCTACCTCCAGCAGAGTGAAATCCTGTTTTCAATGGGTCCCGAAAACACCCGGGAAGGGTATGAAAGGGCTGTGAACTACTATTCCATTCTCTCGGATTTAAGAAGAGCCGTTTTGGAGGAAAGGGTATGA
- the purL gene encoding phosphoribosylformylglycinamidine synthase subunit PurL encodes MLPEEDLKIIQKELGREPTLVEQGCFLNLWSEHCSYRSSAPLLKTFTSTGENVLIGPGDDAAILKFEEGYVLAIGMESHNHPSYVDPYNGAATGVGGIVRDIISMGARPIALMDPLYFGPLDTPKNLFLFEQIIKGIAGYGNCIGVPVVNGETFFDRRYSGNPLVNVVAVGLCKEENITTARSQKAGNKLILAGSSTGKDGLGGASFASRDLSESAEAEDRPSVQVGDPYTEKLVMEMTLEAIEKGYVKSCKDLGAAGLGGASSELAAKGGLGARIITDAVPQREPNMNAYEILLAESQERMLFEVAPEDVDAVLALVRKYDLNGAVVGYLTEEPTYAVEFRGEIVADIPIAFLTGGAPACEQTSEVPTQREEGKKPEAPEDLKAAFLKVLSSHNIASKEWIYRQYDHEVQLRTVVKPGEDSGVLRITDSKGIALTCGCQPRVTLLDPYTGGKTAIIENAMNLAVKGAEPLAIVNCLNFGNPERPETYSQFKNAVLGLGDEARKFSIPVVGGNVSLYNESDEFKTAIPPTSSIGMIGKVDLETPLPSGFFAKAGDSIILVGETIPEMGGSEYYACMESENAGKVPAVPENAPELIKTIIKAVKSGKLSSAHDLSLGGLGAGLARMCRNMGAKVDLGKVAGEIQADELLFSEGPGRALLVSSEPEAVQEILEGMPYVVIGNVGGETLEIKGKNFELSLSLKEMAEAYGSLTRFMMG; translated from the coding sequence ATGTTACCTGAAGAAGATCTGAAGATTATTCAAAAAGAACTTGGGAGAGAGCCTACCCTTGTAGAACAGGGCTGTTTTTTAAATTTGTGGAGCGAACACTGCTCCTACCGCTCAAGCGCCCCTCTCCTTAAAACTTTCACAAGCACGGGCGAAAACGTCCTTATCGGTCCCGGAGACGATGCTGCAATTCTTAAATTCGAAGAAGGATATGTGCTTGCCATAGGCATGGAAAGCCACAACCACCCTTCATACGTAGACCCCTACAACGGGGCAGCTACCGGGGTTGGAGGAATCGTGAGGGATATTATATCTATGGGAGCTCGTCCGATAGCTCTTATGGACCCCCTCTATTTCGGGCCTCTGGACACCCCGAAAAACCTTTTCCTTTTTGAGCAGATCATTAAAGGAATCGCAGGGTACGGGAATTGTATAGGAGTGCCCGTGGTAAACGGCGAGACCTTTTTTGACCGCCGATACAGCGGAAACCCGCTGGTAAATGTTGTTGCAGTCGGGCTCTGCAAGGAAGAAAATATTACTACAGCCCGATCCCAGAAAGCCGGAAACAAGCTCATTCTTGCAGGTTCAAGCACCGGAAAAGACGGATTAGGAGGCGCTTCCTTTGCTTCCAGAGACCTATCCGAGTCCGCTGAAGCCGAAGACCGCCCGAGTGTTCAGGTAGGAGACCCCTACACCGAAAAGCTTGTCATGGAAATGACCCTTGAAGCCATAGAAAAAGGCTATGTAAAGTCCTGCAAGGATCTCGGGGCTGCCGGGCTTGGGGGCGCAAGCTCGGAACTGGCTGCAAAAGGAGGCCTTGGAGCCCGTATAATTACAGATGCGGTCCCGCAGCGCGAACCCAATATGAATGCCTACGAAATCCTGCTTGCCGAGTCCCAGGAACGCATGCTCTTTGAAGTAGCTCCTGAGGATGTCGATGCAGTCCTTGCTCTGGTCCGGAAGTATGACCTGAACGGGGCTGTGGTCGGATACCTTACGGAAGAGCCCACATATGCCGTTGAGTTCAGAGGGGAAATCGTCGCGGACATCCCAATAGCTTTTCTGACGGGAGGCGCCCCTGCCTGTGAGCAGACCTCAGAAGTCCCCACGCAGAGGGAAGAAGGCAAGAAGCCGGAAGCTCCCGAAGACCTGAAAGCTGCTTTCCTGAAAGTCCTGTCTTCCCACAATATTGCCTCAAAGGAATGGATCTACAGGCAATATGACCATGAGGTCCAGCTCAGGACCGTTGTCAAGCCCGGGGAAGACTCCGGTGTGCTCAGGATAACCGATTCAAAAGGAATCGCACTTACCTGCGGCTGCCAGCCCAGAGTCACCCTGCTTGACCCCTACACCGGGGGAAAGACCGCAATTATCGAAAACGCCATGAATCTTGCAGTAAAAGGGGCAGAACCGCTGGCAATCGTAAATTGCCTTAACTTCGGAAACCCTGAGCGTCCTGAAACATACTCTCAGTTCAAAAATGCCGTACTTGGGCTTGGAGACGAAGCCAGAAAGTTTTCAATCCCGGTCGTCGGAGGAAATGTTTCTCTCTATAACGAGAGTGACGAGTTTAAGACCGCAATCCCCCCCACCTCCTCGATAGGCATGATAGGAAAAGTTGACCTAGAAACTCCTCTCCCTTCAGGTTTCTTTGCAAAAGCCGGAGACAGCATTATCCTTGTAGGAGAGACAATTCCTGAAATGGGAGGCTCCGAATACTACGCCTGTATGGAGTCCGAAAACGCCGGAAAGGTCCCGGCAGTCCCGGAGAATGCTCCTGAACTTATAAAAACCATAATTAAAGCTGTTAAAAGTGGAAAGCTGAGCTCCGCACATGATCTCTCTCTCGGAGGACTTGGGGCAGGGCTTGCAAGGATGTGCAGGAACATGGGTGCAAAAGTAGACCTCGGGAAAGTTGCAGGAGAAATACAGGCAGACGAACTCCTGTTCTCAGAAGGTCCGGGAAGGGCCCTGCTTGTAAGCTCCGAACCCGAAGCCGTGCAGGAAATTCTTGAAGGCATGCCCTATGTGGTAATCGGAAATGTTGGCGGTGAGACTCTTGAAATCAAAGGCAAGAACTTCGAGCTTTCCCTTTCCCTAAAAGAAATGGCAGAAGCTTACGGCAGCCTTACTCGTTTCATGATGGGATGA
- a CDS encoding transcriptional regulator: protein MNELIGFVNGNSVRQKVLSLLSSKGEMEGKRISKTLRVVYPTIAKTLEELEEKKLIAKKENVYFLTETGIKVEKMVQQI from the coding sequence ATGAACGAGTTAATAGGTTTTGTGAACGGGAACAGCGTAAGGCAAAAAGTGCTCTCTCTGCTCTCCTCTAAAGGGGAAATGGAAGGAAAGCGTATCTCTAAAACTCTTCGGGTGGTATATCCTACCATAGCAAAAACTCTTGAGGAACTGGAAGAAAAAAAGCTAATTGCAAAAAAAGAAAATGTTTACTTCCTAACCGAAACCGGAATTAAGGTAGAAAAAATGGTTCAGCAAATCTAA
- the yciH gene encoding stress response translation initiation inhibitor YciH — protein sequence MSSGMCPVCGLPKELCICEEVAKEQQRITVKVNRRRYGKEVTVVEGFDASEIDLHELSTYLKSKFACGGTVKGNTVELQGNHLARMKEVLMEKGFSAEQIKN from the coding sequence ATGAGCAGCGGAATGTGCCCGGTATGCGGGCTTCCAAAAGAACTTTGCATTTGCGAAGAGGTTGCAAAAGAGCAACAGAGAATTACTGTGAAAGTAAACAGAAGGAGATATGGAAAAGAAGTCACTGTTGTAGAAGGTTTCGATGCAAGTGAAATTGACCTTCATGAACTTTCCACATATCTTAAATCAAAATTTGCATGCGGCGGTACAGTAAAAGGAAACACTGTAGAACTTCAGGGCAACCACCTGGCCCGCATGAAAGAAGTCCTCATGGAAAAGGGTTTCTCTGCTGAACAAATTAAAAATTAA
- a CDS encoding transcriptional regulator, with protein MKTTCEIMVQKVLPAIRAELSRVMIFEHGCTQQDVADILELSRAAVSQYVSEKRGAEVDFSEETQNEIRKFASVLLNGGLSSQEKVNGMCSICCFVQKSGWLYKNEPEAKACIICKDMNEK; from the coding sequence ATGAAAACAACATGCGAAATAATGGTACAGAAAGTCTTGCCTGCAATCAGAGCTGAGCTTTCAAGGGTGATGATTTTTGAGCATGGATGCACCCAGCAGGATGTAGCGGATATCCTTGAGCTTTCGAGAGCTGCGGTATCCCAGTATGTGAGTGAAAAACGCGGAGCTGAAGTTGATTTTTCAGAGGAGACCCAGAATGAAATTAGAAAATTTGCATCAGTACTCTTAAACGGCGGTTTATCCTCTCAGGAAAAAGTAAATGGTATGTGCAGTATTTGCTGTTTTGTCCAGAAGTCTGGCTGGCTATACAAAAATGAGCCTGAAGCTAAAGCCTGTATCATCTGCAAGGATATGAACGAGAAGTGA